Genomic DNA from Ictidomys tridecemlineatus isolate mIctTri1 chromosome 6, mIctTri1.hap1, whole genome shotgun sequence:
GGAGGATTCCCTCCCGGGTCTTTGGTCCTGACCTGAGAGTTCTCTCGAGGCCCGCTGGGCCCACTCCCAGCTCGAGGGTGATGCCCCACCGCAGATGTTGTGGGCAGACGACTTCTTGAGCTCGCAAACGTGCACGCAGGCAGGACAGCAGGCGGGCTTGGCGGGCAGAGTGGCGGCAGAGCTCCCATCCCTGCCGTCAGGAAGCCCAGAAAGAGCGGGCAGAGTAACGAAAGGCGCGCGCGGAAGAACCACCCCAAAGACGCCGCAACGGGCGGACGCCAGGGGGCCCGGCTTCCCGCTCCAACGACGCGCGTCACTCTGGCTCCTAGAAACAAGCGCCCCGGCGCTTGGCCTGCCCTTCCCTTGGGCTCCAGAGAATTTCTGTGGCCACCCTAGCCCCACTATGACCGCCGTTCCCGCCGCAGACAGCTCGGCTCCCGGGGCGGTTGGTCTGCCTCCTCCCTCTAACCGCTCCGGCCGTGGCCGGCGCGCGGCGTCGGTGACGTCGACGTAGGGGCGGGACTTCCGGCTTAGCCCGCCGCGGGGTCTCGGGACCGGGTCGGCGCCTTGGCGCTGGAGGGGCGTCTGGCGTCGGGCCGAGGCGGCGAGTTGGCCGCACCTCGGCGCCGGGTCTGGCCCGGCACCTTGAGGCACCCTGTCCACCGAGGAGGAGCGGGGGCTCTTCGCGGCCGCCCTCTCCGGTCTCGTGGCTCTACCGGGAGACCTCATATTTCCCCAGGGTCCCAAGCTTGACACTCCTTCTCGGTCCTCCTGCACCTTTTTTGCTGCCTGCGGCGTGAGCGGCCGCTGAGACTCGCCAGACGTGGCGGGCGGGGCGGACACCCCTGCCGTAGGACTCTGTCCCTCAGCCTCAATGCCTCCGCGAACAAAGTTGAGTGGGTGTGGGTGGTTGGAGCTGTGGAGGTGTCCTCCGGGGGCGAGTGCGGCCAGAACACCCGTCACGGTTAAGTTTCCTGCGCGCACGTTGCAAGGACCGTGTGAGAGTATGGTACGTAAAGTCTCTTTCTAGGGACCGTGTCTCATTCATATTTTGGAATACTCTCCCCGCCCCCCGCCAGATTGCCCTTCATCTCCCTCCCTTTGTGTTACTTGGTTATAAAGTAATTGGACCGCGTGTTAGAAAAGCGAGACGTGTTCTGTAGCCAATTAAGTGCACACACAATTCTGGAGCTCTTTGATGCACTCCGTCATGGTCTGGCATCTTCAGTttaatttgtgatgaaaaagctATGGTAccatttttcttgtctttgaaGACAGGGATGTCTGCGAGTGCTATTGAGGTAATGTCCAACATGTTAGTGTATTTTCGGCTCCAATGGATACTTTGATAAATCTTTATTTAGTGTCCAAGTTTTGACAGAATAAATGGACACTTTGCTCTTAAAAACATCCATTGATAAATACTTTAAAAGCTTTTGGTCATATTACGTGTAACGATTAAgctatttcaaataatttcaaagaaGTCTAGGATAAGGAGaaacttattttgaatttttcatatatgATACATTCATAATTTGTTCAGACTGTGAGTACACAGTACTTTAGGTCTAAAACTGAGTAGGCTGTTAAAGTATTGCTTCTGTTACCAAGCAACAAAATTGTAAACAAATCTAATATTCAACTAGAACATATTAAATGTATCTTTCCTGCAATTATGTGGgttcataattatttaaattcatgGGTTTAGCCTACGTGGTTATGGTTAACAACTGACTTTTTGTATTCAGGTTTGATTTCAAACATTTTGTTTAgaatcattaaaatgttttaaatttcagtgtTGCACAGGAGTCTTCTGAAAgttgaaagtgatttttatttgctctttcttTATCATAGATTATTATGATGGGTATTCctgttattttgaatattttctagttGAAGTGTGCTGACTATATTTAGGACTATTTTCAAATAACAGCCTGGAAGCAATTTAGAGTAACCTACAGCATTTGGGTGatttaaatattgattatttACAAGTACTTTTTAAGTCTTGATCTAGCATGTAACCTCACTCTCCACTCATTGAATCcctaattatataatttatataacaaaCTAAGTTCtcagcaggttttttttttttttttttttgggtaccagggattgaacccaggggtacttaaccattgagccacatccccagcccttttttatattttatttagagacagggtcttggtaaattgcttagagcctcattgaTTTCCTGTGGCAGCTTTGaattcagatcctcctgcctcagcctcctgacctgctgggaGGATGCCTGCCTAACCAAGTTTTCAGAACTTTTTAAATGATCCTTTCAATGCAGTAGCCTTTCAAGTAAGTATGTGAGGAGATTTGAGATTGGGACAAATGCCCTTTTTGAAACTGAATTGTTACTAATGGGGAGTAGGAACTTCCAAGTGTACTTAATACTCTTGGTATGGCTAAAATCTATAGACTTCATTTTAATGTCCTCCCTACTTCCCATATGCTGATGTAGAAATAATATTCAGAAGTTAGgcaagacaaagaagaaaaaaatcaagaataattcATGTTGTGTAATAAAGTTATTAGTAATTAGAAATCAGAATTATGCAACTATGTCATTAGAAAGGTCTAATTCAAGAAGCTTAGAagaattaattcttcttttttatactggacattgaacccaggacGCTTAACtgttgagccatgtccccagccctttaaattttttgttttgagatgggatcttactaaattgtttagggccttgctaagtttttgaggctggtcttgaacttgtgatcttcctgagccactgggattatagatgtatgCCACCGAGCCGGGCCAGAAGAATGATTGTTAACAGATTAGTGAATTGTCAAAAATTTGACCCTCAGACACTGTCTCTTTTCATAAAGTAAATTAATTTGGTTTTAATGTTGTTATATGTAATGTATTAGGCTTAGTAAGTAATTTTCTTACCTTGTTTAACCTGTGTGTACTTCTAgagaatgtgtatatatgtatccaTGTAAAAAGGTTTTACTAATTGAAATTCTTAGGTGAATTCTTAATTTTCTCACCTGTCATTCCAAgcttatattctttctttctttctttctttctttcttaaaatcttAATTTCTATACGGTTCAATTCCATCATGACCTCcaaaatcttatattttttagGTGGGGAgggtttaccactgagcaacatccctagactgtttttatattttaagacaggaccttgctaagttattAAGGATgtcttcaaacttgtaatccttcttcctcagcatcctgagtttcTGAGTATGCTACCTGCCTGGCTGTAATACACATTTGTGAGTCATGCTTATTTGATACTTTGTTATATTACTTTGTCTTGCCTTCCTAACTAGATTCTGAGCTATTTAAGGGCAAAACACCAAATCTCAGTAAGCTATATCCTTAGTTTCTTCCAAATAGAGACTGCTGAATAAATGTTTCCCAAAGATGATGAATATGTATTTCTATGCTTACCCCATTCTATAGCATAGGGGAAGTGAGAACATTGTTTAGAGAGGGTAGTAACTGACTTATGAAAAACAACAGTAAGCTATAAGAAAGGGGATTAAAAAGTGGGGGTTTGTTGAAATCAAAGGGAAAGGCTCTGTTCCTAGAAAGTGTGCATATTTGAGAATTTCCCATGATAGTACCAGCAGGAGGGATTCCCTCAGGCATGCTGGCACTTCTCCCATGTGGGTTATCAAATTTGATCAATTTCCTTattcttctttaatttgttttttccttcagctTTCCTCTCGTACCCTCCTTCCATCCTCTTTCCCCATTTCCCTATTTTATTCCTTTCCatcctagtttcttttttttgaaggggggatacttgggattgaacccaggggtgcttaacaaatgagccacatccccagaccccttccccgctttttaaattttttttttttttttaagagacaaggtctcactaagttgctgaggctgaatttgatctcagaatcctcctgcctcatcctcctgagctgctgtccatCCTACTTTTTGACCTGGTCAAGACTAAACATTTGTTAGTACTTTCATCTGGCCCTCATAAATTAGCAGTTCTCtgaaatatatctatatctatctccaTCTATCCATCCTCCATCAGTACTGCCCTCTggttcatggaaaaaaataactgtcAAGTCCAGTAATATTTCTTGTAAATTTGAGCTGTAATTCagtatgaaagaaattaaagtccaGAATGTCCAGTTATTTgctttctgtatattgtgacttTAAAGTGCTTTTGGATTAAATTCAAGGTTAGGAGGACCTAAACCTgcttttttcattttggaaagaaCTTGTCATCCTCAAAGTAGGTCTTTGAAATTTCCAGGTAATTTGTATAATCTTGCCATAAATCTGTATCTGATGCTTATAAAACTTCAGTTgcagatataaaaaattgaaattgagacttaatattttaaaatcttggtttgattcagtttttttttttttttttgagtttgcCAGTCTAGTTTCTGAGTTGTTGCCCAGTAACACAATTGCAGTATACATAGCAACCATTGGAAACAGTGGCTCTGGGACTATGGGGTTTTTCCTTATGTTGTTGCAGTGCTTATCTCTAGTGTTCTTATTTAATCTTGTTACCTGAATCACATTTTG
This window encodes:
- the LOC110598067 gene encoding uncharacterized protein LOC110598067; this translates as MRSPGRATRPERAAAKSPRSSSVDRVPQGAGPDPAPRCGQLAASARRQTPLQRQGADPVPRPRGGLSRKSRPYVDVTDAARRPRPERLEGGGRPTAPGAELSAAGTAVIVGLGWPQKFSGAQGKGRPSAGALVSRSQSDARRWSGKPGPLASARCGVFGVVLPRAPFVTLPALSGLPDGRDGSSAATLPAKPACCPACVHVCELKKSSAHNICGGASPSSWEWAQRASRELSDVTYYCLVYRTSTFKEGSS